A stretch of the Equus caballus isolate H_3958 breed thoroughbred chromosome X, TB-T2T, whole genome shotgun sequence genome encodes the following:
- the MAOB gene encoding amine oxidase [flavin-containing] B isoform X2: protein MDDMGREIPSDAPWKAPLAEEWDYMTMKELLDKICWTESAKQLATLFVNLCVTAETHEVSALWFLWYVKQCGGTTRIISTTNGGQERKFLGGSGQVSERIMDLLGDRVKLERPVTHIDQTGEHVLVETLNHEVYEAKYVISAVPPILGMKIHFKPPLPMMRNQLITRVPLGSVIKCMVYYKEPFWRKKDYCGTMIIEGEEAPIAYTLDDTKPDGSYAAIMGFILSHKARKLARLTKEERLKKLCELYAKVLGSQEALQPVHYEEKNWCEEQYSGGCYTTYFPPGIMTQYGRVLRQPVGRIYFAGTETATHWSGYMEGAVEAGERAAREILHALGKIPEDEIWQSEPESVDVPAQPITTTFLERHLPSVPGLLRLIGLTTIFSAAALGFLAHKRGLLVRA, encoded by the exons ATTCCCAGTGATGCCCCATGGAAAGCACCCCTTGCAGAGGAGTGGGACTACATGACGATGAAGGAGCTGCTGGACAAGATCTGCTGGACTGA ATCTGCGAAGCAGCTTGCTACTCTCTTTGTGAATCTGTGTGTCACTGCAGAGACCCATGAGGTCTCTGCTCTCTGGTTCCTGTGGTATGTGAAGCAGTGTGGGGGCACAACCAGGATCATCTCGACAACCAATGGAGGGCAG gaGAGGAAATttctaggtggttctggtcaaGTGAGCGAGCGGATAATGGACCTCCTCGGGGACCGGGTGAAGCTGGAGAGGCCTGTGACCCACATTGACCAGACAGGAGAACATGTCCTTGTGGAGACCCTGAACCATGAAGTGTATGAG GCTAAGTATGTGATTAGCGCTGTTCCTCCTATTCTGGGCATGAAGATTCATTTCAAACCCCCTCTCCCAATGATGAGAAACCAGCTGATCACTCGTGTGCCTTTGGGTTCGGTAATCAAGTGCATGGTTTATTATAAAGAGCCCTTCTGGAGGAAAAAAG ATTACTGTGGAACCATGATTATTGAAGGAGAGGAAGCTCCAATTGCCTACACATTGGATGATACCAAACCTGATGGCAGCTATGCTGCCATAATGGG ATTTATCCTTTCCCACAAAGCCAGAAAACTGGCCCGTCTTACCAAAGAAGAAAG GTTGAAGAAACTTTGTGAGCTGTATGCCAAAGTTCTGGGCTCCCAAGAAGCTTTGCAG CCGGTGCACTATGAAGAGAAGAACTGGTGTGAGGAGCAGTACTCAGGGGGCTGCTACACAACCTACTTCCCCCCAGGGATCATGACTCAGTATGGAAG GGTTCTACGCCAGCCAGTGGGCAGGATTTATTTCGCAGGCACCGAGACTGCCACACACTGGAGTGGCTACATGGAGGGGGCTGTGGAAGCCGGGGAGAGAGCAGCCCGAGAG ATCCTGCATGCCCTGGGGAAGATCCCAGAGGATGAAATCTGGCAGTCAGAACCAGAGTCTGTG GATGTCCCTGCGCAGCCTATTACCACGACCTTCTTGGAGAGACATTTGCCCTCTGTGCCAGGCTTGCTGAGGCTGATTGGATTGACCACCATCTTTTCCGCAGCTGCTCTTGGCTTCCTAGCCCACAAAAGGGGGCTACTTGTGCGGGCCTAA